From Aedes albopictus strain Foshan chromosome 1, AalbF5, whole genome shotgun sequence, one genomic window encodes:
- the LOC134291800 gene encoding uncharacterized protein LOC134291800 codes for MAKECPSSTSCRKCRGHHHTQLCQGPSSASAKAIESQSKENSSQPASEQPSASVSATVDEQVSLASAGHERKNVLLATAVVIVVDDHGMEHAARALLDSGSECCFATESFSQRIKVQRKRIHLPISGIGQSATESRFKFHSKIRSRLSNYSANVEILVLPKVAIDLPSVAVNTSSWEIPPGIELADPAFHQTGPIDLILGAEVFFEFFKVSGRINLGPGLPTLVNSVFGWVVSGKNNRSAAASPIVANIATVADLNQLMEKFWSIEEDSARSCHSVEEAACEEHFRQTVSRTLEGRYVVSLPVKQDVLDNLKDNRRTAIRRLHLLQNQLARNDELCQQYRSFMDEYLQLEHMSLVKDYQQTPQLCYHLPHHAVIREDSTTTRVRVVFDASCRSSNGPSLNDALMVGPTVQEDLRSITMRSRIRPILLNADIKQMYRQILTDEPSNRLQHIVWSPSPDTPLQTYELKTVTYGTACAPFLATRVLQQLADDEQEEFPEAADVLRQDFYVDDLFSGAHTIEEAITLRKQLEVLLGRGGFELRKWASSEPAVLEDVPTDKLALKSSVDLDRDQCIKTLGLHWEPSSDTLRYKTQLPATTTNEPSTKRTVLSHIARLFDPLGLVGPVVTSAKIFMQAIWTLTDDDGRPWSWDKELPTAFKDRWTTYQSQLPSLNELRVQRCVLLPAPTSIQIHIFTDASENAYGACVYLRSTDSNGSIKVALLSSKSKVSPLKRQSIPRLELCGALMGAQLYEKVVASLRLKADTFFWVDSTVVLSWLKSSPSTWATFVANRVSKIQLATKNCTWNHVAGVQNPADVISRGTTAEALIDNRLWWYGPEWLHRDPIEWPTAQPPHPPSEEVLREVKKSHLTACPASEEPSFIDQHVQKFSNYAPMLRITAYCLRFLRNCRLNSNQRSSCTFLTTEEIDRAEAALVRLVQLQCFSSDIEQLQRQQHLSAKSRLRWFHPFLDDDQILRIGGRLGNSRLSFTSKHPVILPSSHAFSALLVRSFHLRHLHAAPQLLLTLLRLRYWVIGARNLARRTVHSCVTCFRNRPKMIEQFMAELPAARVTATQPFAVTGIDYWGPIQIQPQHRRAAPRKAYVAVFVCFCTKAVHLELVADLSTQKFIQALRRFVSRRGLCSEIYSDNGRNFVGAAKELRHLLRSQEHRAAVVQECTKNGIKWRFNPPTASHFGGLWEAAIASAQKHFTRVLGPRILAFDDTETLLAQIECCLNSRPLVPISDDPSDFEPLTPGHFLIGSSLKALPDWDYSAIPYNRLYHWQQTQKIFQDIWRRWHTEYLSTLQPRTKWLSPSKPIEVGRLVILKDERIPPMRWEMARITDLHPGADGIVRVVTLQTPHGKYTRPVSKICLLPIAPSSKDESPSSSSDPSTARILRSKGTIQGTTHASRKSIDEQLQ; via the coding sequence ATGGCCAAAGAATGCCCGTCATCAACGTCGTGTCGAAAGTGCAGAGGTCACCATCACACCCAGCTTTGTCAAGGTCCATCGTCAGCAAGCGCAAAGGCCATCGAAAGTCAATCCAAGGAAAATTCGAGTCAACCAGCTAGCGAGCAACCATCCGCATCAGTTTCGGCAACCGTGGACGAACAAGTCAGCCTCGCCTCCGCCGGACATGAACGCAAAAATGTACTCCTAGCCACCGCTGTAGTAATTGTTGTAGATGACCATGGAATGGAACACGCTGCGAGAGCTTTGCTGGACTCTGGTAGTGAGTGCTGCTTTGCTACCGAATCGTTTTCACAGCGCATCAAGGTTCAACGGAAACGCATCCACTTGCCCATCTCCGGAATTGGGCAGTCCGCCACGGAATCACGGTTTAAATTCCACTCGAAGATTCGCTCCCGTCTCAGCAATTATTCCGCTAATGTTGAAATCCTCGTTCTGCCCAAGGTCGCAATCGATTTGCCTTCTGTCGCTGTCAATACGTCGTCctgggaaattccaccaggaattgagcTTGCAGATCCTGCTTTCCACCAAACCGGTCCCATCGATCTAATTCTGGGCGCAGAAGTCttttttgaattcttcaaagTCTCTGGCAGAATCAACCTCGGACCAGGTCTGCCAACGCTCGTCAACTCTGTCTTCGGCTGGGTCGTGTCCGGGAAGAACAACCGAAGTGCTGCTGCTTCTCCAATCGTCGCAAACATCGCTACTGTCGCTGACCTGAATCAACTTATGGAAAAATTCTGGTCCATTGAAGAGGATAGTGCTCGTTCATGTCATTCTGTAGAGGAGGCAGCCTGCGAAGAGCACTTTCGTCAAACAGTCTCTAGGACACTCGAAGGCCGCTACGTAGTGTCGCTTCCAGTCAAGCAAGACGTTCTCGACAACCTTAAGGACAATCGTCGTACAGCTATTCGCCGTTTGCATCTCCTGCAGAACCAACTCGCACGCAACGATGAGCTTTGCCAACAGTACCGAAGTTTTATGGACGAGTACCTGCAATTAGAACATATGTCACTTGTGAAGGACTACCAACAAACGCCGCAACTGTGCTATCATCTTCCACACCATGCTGTCATACGCGAGGACAGCACCACCACAAGGGTACGCGTGGTCTTCGACGCGTCTTGTCGATCTTCGAATGGCCCATCCTTAAACGACGCACTTATGGTTGGACCCACTGTGCAAGAAGATCTTCGATCAATCACTATGCGATCAAGAATTCGTCCAATTTTACTCAATGCAGACATCAAGCAGATGTATCGACAGATCCTCACCGATGAACCAAGCAATCGACTGCAGCACATCGTATGGAGCCCATCGCCCGATACCCCTTTGCAAACCTACGAGCTGAAAACGGTAACTTACGGTACTGCTTGTGCCCCCTTCCTGGCCACACGGGTGCTCCAACAGCTAGCAGATGACGAGCAGGAGGAGTTTCCTGAGGCAGCTGACGTTCTTCGACAAGATTTCTACGTAGACGACTTATTTTCGGGAGCACATACGATAGAAGAGGCCATCACGTTGAGGAAGCAACTGGAAGTACTTCTCGGCAGAGGAGGTTTCGAATTGCGGAAATGGGCATCGAGTGAACCTGCTGTTCTAGAGGACGTTCCAACGGACAAGCTCGCGCTGAAATCATCGGTGGACCTCGACAGAGATCAATGTATCAAGACATTAGGATTACATTGGGAACCATCCAGCGATACTCTACGTTACAAGACACAACTACCGGCTACCACGACCAACGAACCTTCAACAAAGCGGACCGTTTTGTCCCATATAGCTCGCCTATTCGACCCACTGGGACTCGTAGGACCCGTCGTAACGAGCGCTAAGATCTTCATGCAAGCGATTTGGACCctaaccgacgacgacggaaggcCATGGAGCTGGGACAAGGAACTCCCCACTGCATTCAAGGACCGTTGGACAACGTACCAATCGCAGCTTCCTTCCCTAAACGAACTTCGCGTGCAACGATGCGTTCTACTTCCAGCTCCAACTTCAATACAAATCCATATCTTCACTGACGCCTCCGAGAACGCATACGGCGCGTGCGTATACCTACGATCCACGGACTCCAACGGTTCCATCAAGGTTGCCCTGCTTTCGTCCAAGTCCAAAGTTAGTCCACTAAAAAGGCAAAGTATTCCGCGATTGGAGCTGTGCGGTGCTCTAATGGGCGCTCAACTCTACGAAAAGGTGGTGGCTTCTCTCCGCTTAAAAGCTGACACCTTCTTCTGGGTCGATTCCACCGTAGTCCTATCTTGGCTGAAATCCTCTCCATCGACATGGGCTACTTTCGTGGCAAACCGTGTTTCAAAAATCCAACTTGCGACGAAGAACTGTACTTGGAATCACGTAGCTGGAGTACAGAATCCTGCCGATGTTATCTCCAGAGGAACAACAGCAGAGGCGCTAATCGATAACCGGCTTTGGTGGTATGGTCCGGAGTGGCTTCATCGGGATCCTATCGAATGGCCAACAGCGCAACCACCACACCCACCATCAGAAGAAGTCTTACGGGAAGTGAAGAAGTCACACCTCACGGCTTGTCCAGCATCTGAAGAACCCTCGTTCATCGACCAGCATGTGCAGAAATTCTCGAACTATGCTCCCATGTTACGCATCACGGCATACTGTCTTCGATTCTTGAGAAACTGTCGACTCAACTCTAATCAACGTTCATCCTGCACATTTCTCACCACGGAAGAAATCGACCGAGCGGAAGCAGCATTAGTCCGATTGGTACAACTCCAATGCTTTAGCAGTGATATCGAGCAACTACAACGACAACAACACTTATCGGCGAAATCTCGACTACGCTGGTTCCATCCCTTTCTCGACGATGACCAGATTCTTCGAATTGGAGGTCGCCTAGGCAATTCACGGTTATCGTTCACCAGCAAACACCCAGTCATTCTTCCTTCATCGCACGCCTTTTCCGCTCTGCTGGTCAGATCCTTCCACCTACGACACCTTCATGCAGCCCCACAACTATTGCTCACCCTTCTTCGACTCCGGTATTGGGTCATAGGGGCCAGGAATCTTGCTAGAAGGACTGTCCACAGTTGCGTGACTTGCTTCCGCAATCGACCGAAAATGATCGAGCAGTTCATGGCGGAGCTGCCGGCTGCTCGGGTAACAGCCACTCAACCGTTTGCAGTAACCGGAATCGACTACTGGGGACCCATCCAAATACAACCACAACATCGGCGAGCGGCCCCAAGGAAAGCATACGTGGCGGTTTTTGTGTGCTTCTGCACCAAAGCAGTGCATCTAGAACTAGTGGCTGACTTGAGCACGCAAAAGTTCATCCAAGCACTTCGGAGATTCGTCTCGAGGAGAGGCCTCTGTTCCGAAATATATAGCGACAATGGGCGAAATTTCGTTGGTGCCGCCAAGGAACTACGTCACCTACTTCGCAGCCAGGAGCACAGGGCTGCAGTCGTCCAAGAATGCACCAAGAATGGGATCAAGTGGCGCTTCAACCCACCAACGGCCTCCCATTTTGGTGGATTATGGGAAGCAGCAATCGCATCTGCACAAAAACACTTCACTCGTGTACTGGGACCTCGTATTTTAGCATTCGACGATACCGAGACCCTACTTGCCCAAATTGAATGCTGCCTCAACTCCAGGCCACTTGTTCCCATCAGTGATGATCCCAGTGACTTCGAGCCACTCACTCCTGGACATTTCCTGATCGGCTCATCGTTGAAAGCTTTGCCAGATTGGGACTATTCAGCAATCCCATACAACCGGCTCTACCACTGGCAACAAacacagaaaattttccaggacatCTGGCGTAGGTGGCACACCGAATATCTGTCGACGCTGCAGCCACGGACCAAATGGTTGAGCCCATCCAAACCTATCGAAGTCGGTCGGCTGGTCATCTTGAAGGACGAAAGGATTCCACCAATGCGCTGGGAAATGGCTCGGATTACGGACTTGCACCCAGGAGCCGACGGAATCGTACGTGTAGTCACACTCCAGACACCTCATGGAAAGTATACTCGGCCTGTCTCCAAAATATGTCTGCTGCCGATTGCCCCTTCATCAAAGGATGAATCGCCGTCATCGTCGTCCGATCCATCAACAGCCAGAATTCTCCGATCGAAAGGCACCATCCAAGGAACAACACACGCTAGCAGAAAGTCCATCGATGAGCAGCTGCAATAA